In Halichondria panicea unplaced genomic scaffold, odHalPani1.1 SCAFFOLD_25, whole genome shotgun sequence, the following proteins share a genomic window:
- the LOC135351984 gene encoding tyrosine protein-kinase src-1-like isoform X3 — translation MEMLSMQYWGSREMIRVSIVGKPMYMVMEYMCHGDLLGFLKTSRGHSGRYTGAKIANGMRYLADRKLVHRTLYAKNVLVGANMSIKIYNVGCFDMTFESRNYIMKWLAPETLFDQTATTYRGHTYIVTSLLRSLSFFCSLSHRYELEEQRKKE, via the exons ATGGAGATGCTGTCTATGCAGTATTGGGGCTCACGAGAAATGATCAGAGTCAGTATCGTTGGAA AGCCTATGTACATGGTGATGGAGTACATGTGTCACGGTGACTTGCTGGGTTTCCTGAAGACATCCCGTGGTCACAGCGGACGATATACAGGTGCCAAGATCGCTAACGGCATGAGATACCTCGCTGATAGAAAA TTGGTCCACCGTACCCTCTATGCCAAGAATGTCCTGGTTGGCGCCAATATGAGCATCAAGATCTACAATGTGGGCTGCTTCGACATGACCTTTGAGAGCAGAAACTACATCATGAAGTGGCTAGCCCCAGAAACCCTCTTTGATCAGACCGCCACTACATACAGAGGACATACCTACATTGttactagcctccttcgcagcctctcctttttctgttctttgtcacacaggtacgaattggaggaacaaagaaagaaagaatgA
- the LOC135351981 gene encoding uncharacterized protein LOC135351981 isoform X1, with product MATSIDHDSVVSRSSSQVRSVEYLTMRKCTSVLIDLVKSSLSTIGPAFFAEEYIGETTRDLIGPSSKTSDVERAQILVDLMTDQVRADPSMYMKFITLLEKEGPWVESFLKNVKQTYSSASLEFRLSMSCDELSDWLSGCGISATTVSHFKAQEVDGKTFVRLPVDRGSLSRELRCDVSAGSHNKLQPLLNQAKKVTSHSDSITSPGPSFCCPYCQKCTLEQYLSEGCPEATGKTLFPYLNTPALSDEDRSVLEATLTSDTLKMIELFALTDTAILQNLKADVTEVKNYVLGLVSSLGEEKYIAKVEKADTIPHIFVALWPYKSFLNHKIVNNIVTFFGSDEDKKIMEDYQIEFSKFCRRCAFEIPCNKLPSSRKDQKILSVKLTSEGSSLRDAILAKETIVSIFGVKHWALRLCSIEKGCMCLRFFLSAKVFAQFFPPTVSQLASLCEAGISILEDVALTNIKSGQATTADSTPTGATCKDTMKSVTCYTTMETQQEMICWTRFLKQNNVKQGNLSQILKGCIDQRDNNFDWTATHAFAASSEYLGVAVMKLFFELLKSMGQQKQILLKDKDGDIPVQSAIRSKTSKEIIELFLTIAKELNLVNDMLCCCNKKNQTPLLSAFDHSHWVAVDVLLEECVKCNKLPELTGVNAPAGLKSNTLLHRAFKRENMKYFDIFLRVCNANDIEGDQLTAAVLIPNKKNETPWYYAIHLRSDEMFENILNMAKRYLSLSLLYVDTYSKSTMLHEAHRMGSDRRCQLLKDNGTEYTADSNGLFPIAIHTRRIIVQEDNMPQSESASSSL from the exons ATGGCTACCAGTATTGACCATGACTCTGTTGTATCAAGGTCTTCAAGCCAAGTACGGTCCGTTGAATATCTCACCATGCGCAAGTGTACCTCAGTGTTGATCGACCTCGTTAAATCGTCTCTCAGCACTATAGGCCCTGCTTTTTTCGCTGAAGAATATATAGGTGAGACCACTAGAGATCTAATTGGACCATCCAGTAAAACAAGTGATGTTGAAAGAGCACAAATACTTGTGGATCTGATGACCGATCAAGTTCGAGCTGATCCTAGCATGTACATGAAGTTTATCACCCTCTTGGAAAAGGAAGGCCCCTGGGTCGAGTCATTCTTAAAGAATGTCAAGCAGACGTATAGCTCGGCTTCCCTTGAATTTCGTCTATCGATGAGCTGTGATGAACTGAGTGATTGGCTTTCTGGCTGTGGAATCAGTGCAACCACTGTTTCACATTTTAAAG CTCAAGAAGTTGACGGAAAGACCTTTGTGAGGCTACCAGTAGACAGAGGAAGTCTATCAAGGGAGCTCAGGTGTGACGTATCTGCTGGATCACATAACAAACTCCAGCCCCTTCTTAACCAAGCTAAGA AGGTGACCTCACATTCAGATTCCATAACTTCACCAGGGCCCAGCTTTTGCTGTCCATATTGTCAAAAATGCACGCTTGAGCAGTACTTGTCAGAAGGGTGTCCAGAGGCGACTGGCAAAACTCTCTTTCCATATCTCAACACACCTGCACTCTCTGATGAAGATCGATCAGTACTAGAGGCCACTCTCACATCTGATACTCTGAAGATGATCGAGCTCTTTGCTTTAACTGACACTGCTATTCTTCAAAATCTCAAGGCGGACGTAACAGAGGTCAAAAATTATGTTTTGGGTTTGGTTTCATCTTTGGGAGAGGAGAAATATATTGCAAAAGTAGAAAAAGCTGATACGATTCCACATATTTTTGTTGCCCTTTGGCCATACAAGTCTTTCCTCAACCACAAGATTGTCAATAACATTGTTACTTTCTTTGGCTCCGATGAAGACAAGAAGATCATGGAGGATTACCAAATTGAATTTAGCAAATTTTGTAGAAGATGTGCTTTTGAGATTCCCTGCAACAAGCTTCCCAGCTCAAGGAAAGATCAAAAAATATTGTCAGTGAAATTAACTTCAGAAGGCTCTTCTCTTCGTGATGCTATTTTGGCCAAAGAGACCATTGTTTCTATCTTTGGCGTGAAGCACTGGGCACTTCGCTTATGCAGTATCGAGAAGGGATGTATGTGTCTGAGGTTCTTTCTGTCGGCAAAGGTTTTTGCTCAGTTTTTCCCACCCACGGTTTCACAACTAGCTTCTCTCTGTGAGGCAGGGATCAGTATTCTTGAAGATGTAGCACTTACGAATATTAAGAG TGGTCAGGCAACAACAGCTGATAGTACCCCAACCGGTGCTACATGTAAAGACACAATGAAGAGTGTAACTTGCTACACAACTATGGAAACACAACAG GAAATGATTTGCTGGACCCGATTCCTGAAGCAAAATAATGTGAAGCAGGGTAATCTGTCACAAATACTAAAGGGTTGCATAGATCAACGTGACAACAATTTCGATTGGACTGCAACTCATGCTTTTGCAGCAAGCTCGGAATACTTGGGTGTCGCAGTGATGAAATTGTTCTTTGAACTCTTGAAAAGTATGGGACAGCAAAAGCAAATTTTGCTCAAAGATAAAGATGGAGATATTCCTGTACAGAGTGCAATTCGCAGCAAGACTTCGAAGGAAATTATTGAGCTATTCCTCACCATAGCAAAGGAACTAAACCTGGTAAATGATATGCTGTGTTGTTGTAACAAGAAAAATCAAACTCCGTTGTTGTCTGCATTTGATCACTCACACTGGGTTGCTGTAGATGTTCTACTCGAGGAATGTGTCAAATGCAACAAACTGCCTGAACTCACAGGAGTAAACGCACCAGCTGGTCTGAAGTCCAATACCCTTCTTCACCGGGCATTTAAACGTGAAAATATGAAGTACTTCGATATCTTTCTCAGAGTATGCAATGCAAACGACATAGAGGGCGACCAGCTTACAGCAGCAGTTTTAATTCCTAACAAGAAAAATGAGACTCCATGGTATTATGCAATTCATCTGAGGAGTGACGAAATGTTTGAGAACATTTTGAACATGGCAAAACGTTACCTTTCACTGAGTTTATTGTAtgtggacacatattctaaATCAACCATGTTACACGAAGCACATCGTATGGGAAGTGATCGACGTTGCCAGTTACTGAAAGACAATGGTACTGAATACACAGCTGATAGTAACGGGCTATTCCCTATAGCTATTCATACGAGACGTATTATTGTGCAGGAAGATAACATGCCACAATCAGAGAGCGCCTCCTCTAGCTTATGA
- the LOC135351981 gene encoding uncharacterized protein LOC135351981 isoform X2, with the protein MRKCTSVLIDLVKSSLSTIGPAFFAEEYIGETTRDLIGPSSKTSDVERAQILVDLMTDQVRADPSMYMKFITLLEKEGPWVESFLKNVKQTYSSASLEFRLSMSCDELSDWLSGCGISATTVSHFKAQEVDGKTFVRLPVDRGSLSRELRCDVSAGSHNKLQPLLNQAKKVTSHSDSITSPGPSFCCPYCQKCTLEQYLSEGCPEATGKTLFPYLNTPALSDEDRSVLEATLTSDTLKMIELFALTDTAILQNLKADVTEVKNYVLGLVSSLGEEKYIAKVEKADTIPHIFVALWPYKSFLNHKIVNNIVTFFGSDEDKKIMEDYQIEFSKFCRRCAFEIPCNKLPSSRKDQKILSVKLTSEGSSLRDAILAKETIVSIFGVKHWALRLCSIEKGCMCLRFFLSAKVFAQFFPPTVSQLASLCEAGISILEDVALTNIKSGQATTADSTPTGATCKDTMKSVTCYTTMETQQEMICWTRFLKQNNVKQGNLSQILKGCIDQRDNNFDWTATHAFAASSEYLGVAVMKLFFELLKSMGQQKQILLKDKDGDIPVQSAIRSKTSKEIIELFLTIAKELNLVNDMLCCCNKKNQTPLLSAFDHSHWVAVDVLLEECVKCNKLPELTGVNAPAGLKSNTLLHRAFKRENMKYFDIFLRVCNANDIEGDQLTAAVLIPNKKNETPWYYAIHLRSDEMFENILNMAKRYLSLSLLYVDTYSKSTMLHEAHRMGSDRRCQLLKDNGTEYTADSNGLFPIAIHTRRIIVQEDNMPQSESASSSL; encoded by the exons ATGCGCAAGTGTACCTCAGTGTTGATCGACCTCGTTAAATCGTCTCTCAGCACTATAGGCCCTGCTTTTTTCGCTGAAGAATATATAGGTGAGACCACTAGAGATCTAATTGGACCATCCAGTAAAACAAGTGATGTTGAAAGAGCACAAATACTTGTGGATCTGATGACCGATCAAGTTCGAGCTGATCCTAGCATGTACATGAAGTTTATCACCCTCTTGGAAAAGGAAGGCCCCTGGGTCGAGTCATTCTTAAAGAATGTCAAGCAGACGTATAGCTCGGCTTCCCTTGAATTTCGTCTATCGATGAGCTGTGATGAACTGAGTGATTGGCTTTCTGGCTGTGGAATCAGTGCAACCACTGTTTCACATTTTAAAG CTCAAGAAGTTGACGGAAAGACCTTTGTGAGGCTACCAGTAGACAGAGGAAGTCTATCAAGGGAGCTCAGGTGTGACGTATCTGCTGGATCACATAACAAACTCCAGCCCCTTCTTAACCAAGCTAAGA AGGTGACCTCACATTCAGATTCCATAACTTCACCAGGGCCCAGCTTTTGCTGTCCATATTGTCAAAAATGCACGCTTGAGCAGTACTTGTCAGAAGGGTGTCCAGAGGCGACTGGCAAAACTCTCTTTCCATATCTCAACACACCTGCACTCTCTGATGAAGATCGATCAGTACTAGAGGCCACTCTCACATCTGATACTCTGAAGATGATCGAGCTCTTTGCTTTAACTGACACTGCTATTCTTCAAAATCTCAAGGCGGACGTAACAGAGGTCAAAAATTATGTTTTGGGTTTGGTTTCATCTTTGGGAGAGGAGAAATATATTGCAAAAGTAGAAAAAGCTGATACGATTCCACATATTTTTGTTGCCCTTTGGCCATACAAGTCTTTCCTCAACCACAAGATTGTCAATAACATTGTTACTTTCTTTGGCTCCGATGAAGACAAGAAGATCATGGAGGATTACCAAATTGAATTTAGCAAATTTTGTAGAAGATGTGCTTTTGAGATTCCCTGCAACAAGCTTCCCAGCTCAAGGAAAGATCAAAAAATATTGTCAGTGAAATTAACTTCAGAAGGCTCTTCTCTTCGTGATGCTATTTTGGCCAAAGAGACCATTGTTTCTATCTTTGGCGTGAAGCACTGGGCACTTCGCTTATGCAGTATCGAGAAGGGATGTATGTGTCTGAGGTTCTTTCTGTCGGCAAAGGTTTTTGCTCAGTTTTTCCCACCCACGGTTTCACAACTAGCTTCTCTCTGTGAGGCAGGGATCAGTATTCTTGAAGATGTAGCACTTACGAATATTAAGAG TGGTCAGGCAACAACAGCTGATAGTACCCCAACCGGTGCTACATGTAAAGACACAATGAAGAGTGTAACTTGCTACACAACTATGGAAACACAACAG GAAATGATTTGCTGGACCCGATTCCTGAAGCAAAATAATGTGAAGCAGGGTAATCTGTCACAAATACTAAAGGGTTGCATAGATCAACGTGACAACAATTTCGATTGGACTGCAACTCATGCTTTTGCAGCAAGCTCGGAATACTTGGGTGTCGCAGTGATGAAATTGTTCTTTGAACTCTTGAAAAGTATGGGACAGCAAAAGCAAATTTTGCTCAAAGATAAAGATGGAGATATTCCTGTACAGAGTGCAATTCGCAGCAAGACTTCGAAGGAAATTATTGAGCTATTCCTCACCATAGCAAAGGAACTAAACCTGGTAAATGATATGCTGTGTTGTTGTAACAAGAAAAATCAAACTCCGTTGTTGTCTGCATTTGATCACTCACACTGGGTTGCTGTAGATGTTCTACTCGAGGAATGTGTCAAATGCAACAAACTGCCTGAACTCACAGGAGTAAACGCACCAGCTGGTCTGAAGTCCAATACCCTTCTTCACCGGGCATTTAAACGTGAAAATATGAAGTACTTCGATATCTTTCTCAGAGTATGCAATGCAAACGACATAGAGGGCGACCAGCTTACAGCAGCAGTTTTAATTCCTAACAAGAAAAATGAGACTCCATGGTATTATGCAATTCATCTGAGGAGTGACGAAATGTTTGAGAACATTTTGAACATGGCAAAACGTTACCTTTCACTGAGTTTATTGTAtgtggacacatattctaaATCAACCATGTTACACGAAGCACATCGTATGGGAAGTGATCGACGTTGCCAGTTACTGAAAGACAATGGTACTGAATACACAGCTGATAGTAACGGGCTATTCCCTATAGCTATTCATACGAGACGTATTATTGTGCAGGAAGATAACATGCCACAATCAGAGAGCGCCTCCTCTAGCTTATGA
- the LOC135351984 gene encoding fibroblast growth factor receptor 3-like isoform X2: protein MEMLSSIGPHKNIVSMLRVYTVGKPMYMVMEYMCHGDLLGFLKTSRGHSGRYTGAKIANGMRYLADRKLVHRTLYAKNVLVGANMSIKIYNVGCFDMTFESRNYIMKWLAPETLFDQTATTYRGHTYIVTSLLRSLSFFCSLSHRYELEEQRKKE, encoded by the exons ATGGAGATGTTGTCCAGTATTGGGCCTCACAAGAATATTGTTTCAATGCTGAGAGTCTATACCGTTGGAA AGCCTATGTACATGGTGATGGAGTACATGTGTCACGGTGACTTGCTGGGTTTCCTGAAGACATCCCGTGGTCACAGCGGACGATATACAGGTGCCAAGATCGCTAACGGCATGAGATACCTCGCTGATAGAAAA TTGGTCCACCGTACCCTCTATGCCAAGAATGTCCTGGTTGGCGCCAATATGAGCATCAAGATCTACAATGTGGGCTGCTTCGACATGACCTTTGAGAGCAGAAACTACATCATGAAGTGGCTAGCCCCAGAAACCCTCTTTGATCAGACCGCCACTACATACAGAGGACATACCTACATTGttactagcctccttcgcagcctctcctttttctgttctttgtcacacaggtacgaattggaggaacaaagaaagaaagaatgA
- the LOC135351984 gene encoding fibroblast growth factor receptor 2-like isoform X1, translating to MVSASATIHIHTVDATEDDVKALVAEMEMLSSIGPHKNIVSMLRVYTVGKPMYMVMEYMCHGDLLGFLKTSRGHSGRYTGAKIANGMRYLADRKLVHRTLYAKNVLVGANMSIKIYNVGCFDMTFESRNYIMKWLAPETLFDQTATTYRGHTYIVTSLLRSLSFFCSLSHRYELEEQRKKE from the exons ATGGTTTCTGCCTCTGCTACTATCCATATCCACACAG tgGATGCCACCGAGGACGATGTGAAAGCTCTAGTGGCTGAGATGGAGATGTTGTCCAGTATTGGGCCTCACAAGAATATTGTTTCAATGCTGAGAGTCTATACCGTTGGAA AGCCTATGTACATGGTGATGGAGTACATGTGTCACGGTGACTTGCTGGGTTTCCTGAAGACATCCCGTGGTCACAGCGGACGATATACAGGTGCCAAGATCGCTAACGGCATGAGATACCTCGCTGATAGAAAA TTGGTCCACCGTACCCTCTATGCCAAGAATGTCCTGGTTGGCGCCAATATGAGCATCAAGATCTACAATGTGGGCTGCTTCGACATGACCTTTGAGAGCAGAAACTACATCATGAAGTGGCTAGCCCCAGAAACCCTCTTTGATCAGACCGCCACTACATACAGAGGACATACCTACATTGttactagcctccttcgcagcctctcctttttctgttctttgtcacacaggtacgaattggaggaacaaagaaagaaagaatgA